Part of the Brassica oleracea var. oleracea cultivar TO1000 chromosome C8, BOL, whole genome shotgun sequence genome is shown below.
AAAGCGGATGCCAAGCCGACACGGTTACGTTTGGTTCAATAGTCAATGGGATATGCAAATCAGGAGATACTTCTCTGGCTTTGGATTTTTTGAGGAAGATGGAGGAAAGTGATGTGAAGGCTGATGTGGTTACGTACAGTACAGTTATTGATAGTCTCTGTAGAGATGGGTGTATGGATGATGCAGTTAATCTACTCAATGAGATGGAGACGAAAGGGATCAGGTCCAGTGTTGTTACGTACAATTCTCTAGTAGGTGGGTTTTGTAAAGCTGGTAGATGGGATGAAGGTGCGAAGGTCTTGAAGGATATGATTCGGAGGAAGATGGTCCCTAACGTCGTCACTTTCAATGTGTTGATTGATGTTTGTGTCAAAGCAGGGAGGCTTGAGAAGGCTAAAGAGTTTTACGAGGAGATGATCACGAGAGGTGTGTCTCCCAATACTATTACTTATAACTCGTTGGTAGATGGGTTTTGTATGCAGAACCGGCTCGGCGAGGCTAACAAGATGTTGGATGTTATGGTTGGGAGTAACTGCAGTCCTGATCTTGTGACTTTTAATAGTCTTTTGAAAGGGTATTGTAAGGTGAAAAGAGTTGATGAGGCTATGAAGCTCTTCAGAGAGTTTCCTGAGAGGGGGTTGGTTGCTAATGAAGTTACTTATAGCATCCTTGTTCAAGGGTTTTGTCAATCCGGGAAAGTTAAGATCGCTGAGGAGCTTTTTCAAGAAATGGTTTCGTGTGGTGTTGTTCCTGATGCTATGACGTATGGTATATTGCTTGATGGTTTGTGTGAGAACGGGAGGCTTGAGAAGGCGTTGGAGATATTTGAGGATTTGCAGGAGAGTAAGATGGAGCTTGATGTTGTTATGTATACGATTATGATTGAGGGGATGTGCAAGAGTGGAAAGGTGGACGATGCGTGGACGCTGTTCTGTAGCCTAGGTTTGAAAGGAGTGAAGGCTAATGTTAAGACGTACACGGTGATGATTTGGGGACTGTGTAAGAAAGGGTCGTTGTCTGAGGCGAACACGTTGCTTAGAAAAATGGAGGAAGATGGGAATGCGCCGAATGATTGTACATACAACACTCTTGTCAGGGCATATCTTCGAGATTGCGACTTAGCCAAATCAGCAGAACTTATTGAAGAAATGAAGAGTTGTGGGTTCTCAGCAGATGCTTCTACTGTTAAGATGGTGATGGATATGTTATCTAGCGGTGAATTGGACAAAAGCTTTTTGGATATGCTTTCTTAGTGGTTTGTTGTTTTTGTGTATTGTCTCAGAGCGTTGAAAAAGAGGTATGTTTTATTTTTTGGTTAGGACTTATCTTAGGCCTAAGGTTGATTATGATTGGCCAATAATTGATCTAATTGATCATTAAGACGGAGTAGAAGAACTAAGGGAACTTCCTTGTGGGTGGCCATCACTTCCACTGCTCATGCGTAGACAAATGGTTGTACATGCTCAAGAGTAGCAACTTGGATCACGAGGAAGTCTAAAAGAAACAGATTTGCTTAATAGTGACCCACATAGCAGTTGATCAAAGGAACTTAAGGGTCCAAAGGTAAAACACTAGTATGATGCATTGTTTGTGATATGATATCATATATATATATACAAATTTATTATACGTTTGTTTGTTTTTATATATTATGGTTTGGAAAGGAATCAGGTTCTGTAAATCCATATCTATCATCTTTCACTTGCAACCAGTCTTTTGTATTACCTCGAATTGTCAGAGACTTTCATCATCTGGAGATTGGCAATGGAAGATTTTGATCTGAGATTATAAGTTGTTTCAAGTGTCATGTCCAGTTTAGTCGATCTTGAATGGTTAATGCCTCCTGATATTAAAAATTTAAAATCATTCATCTGTTTCTATTTAAATTGAAATTGGTCCAACCAAAAAAAGAGCAAAAGTTAAATCGGAGCTTTTATCAAACCAAGTCGGGCAATAAAGACCAACATGGAGTCAAAGCCCTGAATCGAACACAATTATCTCGGTTTTCCGATAAAAGTTATTCGATCAAACCAAAAGTCGGCCAATAAGGATTTCGGTTTGTTCAGACCGGTTATGGGTAGAAATTATACCGGTTTGGTCTGTGTCACTGAAAGCTGCGTGTCTTGGCTCTTTGGGAGGGTTTACAGACATACAGACAGTGTGAGAGCTTTGAGCTGGGGGGAAAGGAACGATTCAGGTTGAGAGACGATGTTGATGATTCGGATTCGGATACGGAGTGCCAAAGCTTTGAGATCTGTTCGGCCTCTTCTCCTGGAGACTGCAGGTACCCTGAGAACTTCTTCGTTCCACAGCCCTTACGAGTTCTCGTGTTTCGTTTGCGAACGAGGCTTTTCTAGCGGTCTCACCAGCGATATAAATCTCTGTTATAGAGAGAGATTGAGAAGTGGGCTCGTCGATATCAAGAAGGATGATGCTGTTGCTCTCTTTCAGTCCATGGTTCGGTCTCGTCCTCTTCCTACAGTCATAGATTTCAACAGATTGTTTGGTTTAGTTGCCAAAACAAAACAGTACGATCTCGTGTTAGCTCTCTGCAAGCAAATGGAATTGCAAGGGATTGCTTATGATCTCTACACTCTCAACATTATGATCAATTGCTTCTGCAGGCGTAGGAAACTCGGTTTTGCTTTTTCTGCTATGGGAAAGATCTTGAAACTTGGTTATGAACCTAGCACGATCACCTTCTCAACTTTGAT
Proteins encoded:
- the LOC106308434 gene encoding putative pentatricopeptide repeat-containing protein At1g12700, mitochondrial isoform X1, with the protein product MMLFCRKSTTLNQNASRFVQLHLSDTGTLRTDLLCNFSAFFSCWERNFSSITDVKVCFRERLRNGLVNIKKDDAVALFQSMIRSNPLPTLIDFSRLFSGIAKTKQYDLVLNLCKQMELNGIAHNTYTLNIMINCFCRSCKTCLAYSVLGKVMKLGFSPDTTTYNTLINGLCLEGKVSEAVGLVNKMVESGCQADTVTFGSIVNGICKSGDTSLALDFLRKMEESDVKADVVTYSTVIDSLCRDGCMDDAVNLLNEMETKGIRSSVVTYNSLVGGFCKAGRWDEGAKVLKDMIRRKMVPNVVTFNVLIDVCVKAGRLEKAKEFYEEMITRGVSPNTITYNSLVDGFCMQNRLGEANKMLDVMVGSNCSPDLVTFNSLLKGYCKVKRVDEAMKLFREFPERGLVANEVTYSILVQGFCQSGKVKIAEELFQEMVSCGVVPDAMTYGILLDGLCENGRLEKALEIFEDLQESKMELDVVMYTIMIEGMCKSGKVDDAWTLFCSLGLKGVKANVKTYTVMIWGLCKKGSLSEANTLLRKMEEDGNAPNDCTYNTLVRAYLRDCDLAKSAELIEEMKSCGFSADASTVKMVMDMLSSGELDKSFLDMLS
- the LOC106308434 gene encoding putative pentatricopeptide repeat-containing protein At1g12700, mitochondrial isoform X2, which produces MMLFCRKSTTLNQNASRFVQLHLSDTVCFRERLRNGLVNIKKDDAVALFQSMIRSNPLPTLIDFSRLFSGIAKTKQYDLVLNLCKQMELNGIAHNTYTLNIMINCFCRSCKTCLAYSVLGKVMKLGFSPDTTTYNTLINGLCLEGKVSEAVGLVNKMVESGCQADTVTFGSIVNGICKSGDTSLALDFLRKMEESDVKADVVTYSTVIDSLCRDGCMDDAVNLLNEMETKGIRSSVVTYNSLVGGFCKAGRWDEGAKVLKDMIRRKMVPNVVTFNVLIDVCVKAGRLEKAKEFYEEMITRGVSPNTITYNSLVDGFCMQNRLGEANKMLDVMVGSNCSPDLVTFNSLLKGYCKVKRVDEAMKLFREFPERGLVANEVTYSILVQGFCQSGKVKIAEELFQEMVSCGVVPDAMTYGILLDGLCENGRLEKALEIFEDLQESKMELDVVMYTIMIEGMCKSGKVDDAWTLFCSLGLKGVKANVKTYTVMIWGLCKKGSLSEANTLLRKMEEDGNAPNDCTYNTLVRAYLRDCDLAKSAELIEEMKSCGFSADASTVKMVMDMLSSGELDKSFLDMLS
- the LOC106308434 gene encoding putative pentatricopeptide repeat-containing protein At1g12700, mitochondrial isoform X3, whose translation is MIRSNPLPTLIDFSRLFSGIAKTKQYDLVLNLCKQMELNGIAHNTYTLNIMINCFCRSCKTCLAYSVLGKVMKLGFSPDTTTYNTLINGLCLEGKVSEAVGLVNKMVESGCQADTVTFGSIVNGICKSGDTSLALDFLRKMEESDVKADVVTYSTVIDSLCRDGCMDDAVNLLNEMETKGIRSSVVTYNSLVGGFCKAGRWDEGAKVLKDMIRRKMVPNVVTFNVLIDVCVKAGRLEKAKEFYEEMITRGVSPNTITYNSLVDGFCMQNRLGEANKMLDVMVGSNCSPDLVTFNSLLKGYCKVKRVDEAMKLFREFPERGLVANEVTYSILVQGFCQSGKVKIAEELFQEMVSCGVVPDAMTYGILLDGLCENGRLEKALEIFEDLQESKMELDVVMYTIMIEGMCKSGKVDDAWTLFCSLGLKGVKANVKTYTVMIWGLCKKGSLSEANTLLRKMEEDGNAPNDCTYNTLVRAYLRDCDLAKSAELIEEMKSCGFSADASTVKMVMDMLSSGELDKSFLDMLS